One part of the Arabidopsis thaliana chromosome 1 sequence genome encodes these proteins:
- a CDS encoding alpha/beta-Hydrolases superfamily protein (alpha/beta-Hydrolases superfamily protein; FUNCTIONS IN: molecular_function unknown; INVOLVED IN: biological_process unknown; LOCATED IN: endomembrane system; EXPRESSED IN: 22 plant structures; EXPRESSED DURING: 13 growth stages; BEST Arabidopsis thaliana protein match is: alpha/beta-Hydrolases superfamily protein (TAIR:AT1G10740.4); Has 777 Blast hits to 777 proteins in 229 species: Archae - 0; Bacteria - 631; Metazoa - 3; Fungi - 4; Plants - 47; Viruses - 0; Other Eukaryotes - 92 (source: NCBI BLink).) gives MVPWLMVSAIQVVELSVSSVVHMFYGLYIFSSAVAGDLTQSLSESIFKPKSTIEVKQIDQEKTTDVNDLPPIVLVHGIFGFGKGRLGGLSYFAGAEKKDERVLVPDLGSLTSVHDRARELFYYLKGGLVDYGEEHSKACGHSQFGRFYEKGEYQEWDEDHPIHFVGHSAGAQVVRVLQQMLADKMFEGYENTNENWVLSLTSLSGALNGTTRTYIDGIQPEDGKSLKPISLLQICKLGVIMYDWIDIPWLKSYYNFGFDHFNMSRKKTGVRGLVDLLLGNAGPFAACGDWILPDLSIQGSMTLNASLQTFPNTFYFSYATKRTTKPLGMMTVPSGVMGIHPLLFIRVLQMSQWQFPRDIPLPYKGYRDEDWQDNDGALNTISMTHPRIPVEHSSLILRSDSDCLPLQPGIWYYKIVEADHIMFIINRERAGVEFDLIYDSIFERCRKHVFRKAPQTLPNEAQHQERGGQEE, from the exons ATGGTTCCATGGTTGATGGTATCAGCTATACAAGTAGTAGAGCTATCTGTGAGCTCTGTTGTTCATATGTTTTATGGGCTTTACATATTCAGCTCCGCCGTCGCCGGAGATCTTACTCAGTCGTTGAGCGAGTCAATCTTCAAACCCAAATCCACCATTGAAGTCAAACAAATTGACCAAGAAAAGACAACAGACGTCAATGATTTGCCTCCTATTGTTTTGGTTCATGGGATTTTCGGATTTGGCAAAGGA AGATTAGGTGGTTTATCATACTTCGCTGGAGCAGAGAAGAAGGATGAGAGAGTGTTAGTGCCTGATCTGGGATCATTGACTAGTGTACACGATAG GGCAAGAGAACTGTTTTATTATCTGAAAGGTGGGTTAGTTGATTATGGTGAAGAACACAGTAAAGCTTGTGGGCACTCTCAATTTGGTCGTTTTTATGAAAAAG GGGAATACCAAGAATGGGATGAAGATCATCCTATTCACTTTGTTGGTCACTCTGCTGGTGCTCAAGTTGTTCGTGTCTTGCAGCAAATGCTTGCTGATAAG ATGTTTGAGGGTTATGAGAACACGAATGAGAACTGGGTGTTGAGTCTAACGTCATTGTCAGGAGCGTTAAACGGGACTACTCGAACCTACATCGATGGAATTCA GCCTGAAGATGGGAAGTCCCTAAAACCTATATCACTGCTTCAGATTTGCAAACTTGGAGTCATAATGTATGACTGGATTGACATTCCTTGGCTCAAATCCTATTACAATTTCGGGTTCGACCATTTCAACATGTCGAGAAAGAAAACTGGTGTACGCGGCCTAGTCGATCTTCTGCTTGGAAACGCAGGTCCTTTTGCTGCATGTGGAGATTGGATCTTGCCGGACCTCTCAATCCAGGGATCAATGACGCTAAACGCTAGTCTGCAGACTTTTCCAAACACGTTCTACTTCAGCTATGCGACTAAGCGTACCACTAAACCTCTTGGAATGATGACTGTTCCTTCAGGTGTGATGGGGATTCATCCTCTGCTTTTCATCCGCGTGTTGCAGATGAGTCAGTGGCAATTTCCTCGTGACATTCCTCTGCCTTATAAAGGCTACAG AGATGAAGATTGGCAGGACAATGATGGAGCACTGAACACAATATCCATGACTCACCCACGAATTCCGGTTGAACATTCTAGTCTCATTCTTCGTAGTGACTCAGACTGTCTCCCTCTCCAACCAGGCATTTG GTACTACAAGATCGTGGAGGCAGATCATATAATGTTCATTATAAACCGAGAGCGAGCAGGTGTGGAGTTCGATTTGATCTACGACAGTATCTTTGAGCGGTGCAGGAAACATGTATTCAGGAAGGCTCCTCAGACATTGCCTAACGAAGCTCAACACCAGGAAAGAGGAGGCCAAGAAGAGTAG
- a CDS encoding alpha/beta-Hydrolases superfamily protein, whose translation MVPWLMVSAIQVVELSVSSVVHMFYGLYIFSSAVAGDLTQSLSESIFKPKSTIEVKQIDQEKTTDVNDLPPIVLVHGIFGFGKGRLGGLSYFAGAEKKDERVLVPDLGSLTSVHDRARELFYYLKGGLVDYGEEHSKACGHSQFGRFYEKGEYQEWDEDHPIHFVGHSAGAQVVRVLQQMLADKMFEGYENTNENWVLSLTSLSGALNGTTRTYIDGIQPEDGKSLKPISLLQICKLGVIMYDWIDIPWLKSYYNFGFDHFNMSRKKTGVRGLVDLLLGNAGPFAACGDWILPDLSIQGSMTLNASLQTFPNTFYFSYATKRTTKPLGMMTVPSGVMGIHPLLFIRVLQMSQWQFPRDIPLPYKGYRSDFLNFVSPLKATPYYINLLFKFGITEMKIGRTMMEH comes from the exons ATGGTTCCATGGTTGATGGTATCAGCTATACAAGTAGTAGAGCTATCTGTGAGCTCTGTTGTTCATATGTTTTATGGGCTTTACATATTCAGCTCCGCCGTCGCCGGAGATCTTACTCAGTCGTTGAGCGAGTCAATCTTCAAACCCAAATCCACCATTGAAGTCAAACAAATTGACCAAGAAAAGACAACAGACGTCAATGATTTGCCTCCTATTGTTTTGGTTCATGGGATTTTCGGATTTGGCAAAGGA AGATTAGGTGGTTTATCATACTTCGCTGGAGCAGAGAAGAAGGATGAGAGAGTGTTAGTGCCTGATCTGGGATCATTGACTAGTGTACACGATAG GGCAAGAGAACTGTTTTATTATCTGAAAGGTGGGTTAGTTGATTATGGTGAAGAACACAGTAAAGCTTGTGGGCACTCTCAATTTGGTCGTTTTTATGAAAAAG GGGAATACCAAGAATGGGATGAAGATCATCCTATTCACTTTGTTGGTCACTCTGCTGGTGCTCAAGTTGTTCGTGTCTTGCAGCAAATGCTTGCTGATAAG ATGTTTGAGGGTTATGAGAACACGAATGAGAACTGGGTGTTGAGTCTAACGTCATTGTCAGGAGCGTTAAACGGGACTACTCGAACCTACATCGATGGAATTCA GCCTGAAGATGGGAAGTCCCTAAAACCTATATCACTGCTTCAGATTTGCAAACTTGGAGTCATAATGTATGACTGGATTGACATTCCTTGGCTCAAATCCTATTACAATTTCGGGTTCGACCATTTCAACATGTCGAGAAAGAAAACTGGTGTACGCGGCCTAGTCGATCTTCTGCTTGGAAACGCAGGTCCTTTTGCTGCATGTGGAGATTGGATCTTGCCGGACCTCTCAATCCAGGGATCAATGACGCTAAACGCTAGTCTGCAGACTTTTCCAAACACGTTCTACTTCAGCTATGCGACTAAGCGTACCACTAAACCTCTTGGAATGATGACTGTTCCTTCAGGTGTGATGGGGATTCATCCTCTGCTTTTCATCCGCGTGTTGCAGATGAGTCAGTGGCAATTTCCTCGTGACATTCCTCTGCCTTATAAAGGCTACAGGTCAGACTTTTTGAACTTTGTATCACCACTTAAAGCTACACCATACTATATTAATCTCTTGTTCAAATTTGGTATTACAGAGATGAAGATTGGCAGGACAATGATGGAGCACTGA